In one Culex quinquefasciatus strain JHB chromosome 2, VPISU_Cqui_1.0_pri_paternal, whole genome shotgun sequence genomic region, the following are encoded:
- the LOC6050323 gene encoding uncharacterized protein LOC6050323 isoform X3 — protein sequence MGIIFQWLRKWNNFVCSKAGKRIYNLPWPYKLTKTERFVREYRSIRSTMMVMMMRAQAGMAFSCGGFFEMSMGKFAELMDLTYTMVMFVLHLQE from the exons ATGGGGATCATTTTTCAGTGGTTAAGAAAATGGAACAATTTTGTG TGCTCCAAAGCCGGCAAACGCATCTACAACCTGCCGTGGCCGTACAAGTTGACCAAGACGGAACGATTTGTGCGCGAATATCGCAGCATCCGAAGCACcatgatggtgatgatgatgcgTGCCCAGGCTGGGATGGCATTCAGCTGTGGCGGTTTCTTCGAAATGTCAATGGGAAAATTCGCCGAACTAATGGATCTGACGTACACGATGGTGATGTTTGTGTTGCATTTACAGGAATAA
- the LOC6050323 gene encoding uncharacterized protein LOC6050323 isoform X2 translates to MTQFTARAVQTVKKWLKVKCSEMKQNCKNLYSKAFVLDPDGDHFSVVKKMEQFCAGKRIYNLPWPYKLTKTERFVREYRSIRSTMMVMMMRAQAGMAFSCGGFFEMSMGKFAELMDLTYTMVMFVLHLQE, encoded by the exons ATGACACAGTTTACTGCCCGTGCCGTCCAAACGGTCAAAAAGTGGTTGAAGGTGAAGTGTAGTGAAATGAAGCAAAACTGCAAAAATCTCTACTCCAAGGCGTTCGTGTTGGATCCCGATGGGGATCATTTTTCAGTGGTTAAGAAAATGGAACAATTTTGTG CCGGCAAACGCATCTACAACCTGCCGTGGCCGTACAAGTTGACCAAGACGGAACGATTTGTGCGCGAATATCGCAGCATCCGAAGCACcatgatggtgatgatgatgcgTGCCCAGGCTGGGATGGCATTCAGCTGTGGCGGTTTCTTCGAAATGTCAATGGGAAAATTCGCCGAACTAATGGATCTGACGTACACGATGGTGATGTTTGTGTTGCATTTACAGGAATAA
- the LOC6050323 gene encoding uncharacterized protein LOC6050323 isoform X1 has translation MTQFTARAVQTVKKWLKVKCSEMKQNCKNLYSKAFVLDPDGDHFSVVKKMEQFCGFHAKIETTKGAICWALLRLIILARFSHMIGKFILTFIEEDDFEYKFLVHTVTYMMFYNYTQVILLRFSYQDLSSIRKFFNARKYLKTDPEAHRIRSAAYRKTNWAILGPLPMWTFLWISMVLTGVYKWRVLNIEPKTLASYPILQAIIMYGYPVQNLIIAGWYQLPAVLINSVLLGFITELKILTDSCDKIIDNAEIAVEKERLESESTDADALFWKHFKIELDARVKAHITVLANLINLRQILKPCLLLYYYTLLMVNAFIICSVKNGYFKDFASSAIIMAVYFNVDFFIICYNMSQVDDLCSKAGKRIYNLPWPYKLTKTERFVREYRSIRSTMMVMMMRAQAGMAFSCGGFFEMSMGKFAELMDLTYTMVMFVLHLQE, from the exons ATGACACAGTTTACTGCCCGTGCCGTCCAAACGGTCAAAAAGTGGTTGAAGGTGAAGTGTAGTGAAATGAAGCAAAACTGCAAAAATCTCTACTCCAAGGCGTTCGTGTTGGATCCCGATGGGGATCATTTTTCAGTGGTTAAGAAAATGGAACAATTTTGTG GTTTCCATGCAAAAATTGAAACGACAAAAGGCGCTATTTGTTGGGCTTTGCTCCGCCTTATCATACTTGCCAGATTTTCTCACATGATTGGAAAATTCATTCTGACGTTCATCGAGGAAGATGACTTTGAGTACAAATTCCTAGTTCACACTGTCACGTACATGATGTTCTACAATTACACCCAAGTCATTTTGCTACGATTCTCCTACCAAGACCTGAGTTCTATTCGAAAGTTTTTCAACGCTCGCAAATATCTCAAAACTGATCCCGAAGCTCATCGAATTCGTTCGGCAGCGTACCGGAAAACGAATTGGGCTATACTTGGACCGCTGCCAATGTGGACATTTTTGTGGATTTCCATGGTGTTGACTGGGGTCTACAAATGGCGAGTGCTCAACATTGAACCCAAAACGTTAGCGTCCTACCCTATCCTGCAGGCAATCATCATGTATGGTTATCCGgtgcaaaatttaattattgcTGGATGGTACCAGCTACCGGCTGTACTTATTAATTCGGTACTGCTCGGATTCATAACAGAGCTTAAGATACTCACAGATTCTTGTGATAAGATTATAGATAATGCTGAAATCGCAGTCGAAAAAGAACGTTTGGAATCAGAATCAACAGATGCTGATGCTTTATTTTGGAAGCATTTCAAAATCGAGCTGGACGCTCGTGTCAAAGCTCATATCACCGTTCTAGCAAACCTAATCAACCTTAGACAAATCTTGAAGCCATGCTTGCTCTTGTACTACTACACGTTGCTGATGGTTAACGCTTTCATCATTTGTTCCGTCAAAAATGGGTACTTCAAGGACTTTGCCTCATCGGCCATCATAATGGCCGTTTACTTTAATGtcgattttttcatcatttgctACAACATGTCACAAGTGGACGATCTG TGCTCCAAAGCCGGCAAACGCATCTACAACCTGCCGTGGCCGTACAAGTTGACCAAGACGGAACGATTTGTGCGCGAATATCGCAGCATCCGAAGCACcatgatggtgatgatgatgcgTGCCCAGGCTGGGATGGCATTCAGCTGTGGCGGTTTCTTCGAAATGTCAATGGGAAAATTCGCCGAACTAATGGATCTGACGTACACGATGGTGATGTTTGTGTTGCATTTACAGGAATAA